A window from Macaca fascicularis isolate 582-1 chromosome 20, T2T-MFA8v1.1 encodes these proteins:
- the MLST8 gene encoding target of rapamycin complex subunit LST8: MNTSPGTVGSDPVILATAGYDHTVRFWQAHSGICTRTVQHQDSQVNALEITPDRSMIAAAGYQHIRMYDLNSNNPNPIISYDGVNKNIASVGFHEDGRWMYTGGEDCTARIWDLRSRNLQCQRIFQVNAPINCVCLHPNQAELIVGDQSGAIHIWDLKTDHNEQLIPEPEVSITSAHIDPDASYMAAVNSAGNCYVWNLTGGIGDEVTQLIPKTKIPAHTRYALQCRFSPDSTLLATCSADQTCKIWRTSNFSLMTELSIKSGNPGESSRGWMWGCAFSGDSQYIVTASSDNLARLWCVETGEIKREYGGHQKAVVCLAFNDSVLG; the protein is encoded by the exons ATGAACACGTCCCCAGGCACGGTGGGCAGTGACCCGGTCATCCTGGCCACTGCAGGCTACGACCACACCGTGCGCTTCTGGCAGGCCCACAGCGGCATCTGCACCCGGACTGTGCAGCACCAGGACTCC CAGGTGAATGCCTTGGAGATCACACCAGACCGCAGTATGATTGCTGCTGCAG GTTACCAGCACATCCGCATGTATGATCTCAACTCCAATAACCCCAACCCCATCATCAGCTATGATGGCGTCAACAAGAACATCGCGTCTGTGGGCTTCCACGAAGACGGCCGCTGGATGTACACGGGCGGCGAGGACTGCACAGCCAGGATCTGGGACCTCAG GTCCCGGAACCTGCAGTGCCAGCGGATCTTCCAGGTGAACGCACCCATTAACTGCGTGTGCCTGCACCCCAACCAG GCAGAGCTCATCGTGGGTGACCAGAGCGGGGCTATCCACATCTGGGACTTGAAAACAGACCACAACGAGCAGCTGATCCCCGAGCCCGAGGTCTCCATCACGTCTGCCCACATTGACCCCGACGCCAGCTACATGGCAGCTGTCAATAGCGCT GGAAACTGCTATGTCTGGAATCTGACGGGGGGCATTGGTGACGAGGTAACTCAGCTCATCCCCAAGACCAAGATCCCCGCCCACACGCGCTACGCCCTGCAGTGCCGCTTCAGCCCCGACTCCAC GCTCCTCGCCACCTGCTCGGCTGATCAGACGTGCAAGATCTGGAGGACGTCCAACTTCTCCCTGATGACGGAGCTGAGCATCAAGAGCGGCAACCCCGGGGAGTCCTCCCGTGGTTGGATGTGGGGCTGTGCTTTCTCGGGGGACTCCCAGTACATCGTCACTG CTTCCTCGGACAACCTGGCCCGGCTCTGGTGTGTGGAGACTGGAGAGATCAAGAGAGAGTATGGCGGCCACCAGAAGGCTGTCGTCTGCCTGGCGTTCAACGACAGTGTGCTGGGCTAG
- the BRICD5 gene encoding BRICHOS domain-containing protein 5 isoform X3 has translation MKPANCRAERPKPGPTGPRLQTLRMTLPSPHMPRPNQTILVDVARNAATITVTSPQSNHSWVVLFDGQSGCICYRPEEHQACFLRLMEDSDRETLRLLMDTSKVQEPRGPAQDTQHTQELLAVQGSHEVDPAQVGDLVQRLCTRTPIYWARRAEGESGPLWGEARPSGWFDELGAEPLGIHGTLTTGPRRQRLIYLCIDICFPSNICVSVCFYYLPD, from the exons CCAAGGCTGCAGACGCTACGAATGACCCTCCCAAGCCCCCACATGCCCCGGCCCAACCAAACCATCCTGGTGGACGTGGCCCGGAACGCAGCGACCATCACAGTGACCTCACCTCAGAGCAACCACAGCTGGGTGGTGCTGTTCGACGGGCAGAGC ggCTGCATCTGTTACCGCCCCGAGGAGCACCAGGCCTGCTTCCTCCGCCTGATGGAGGACAGTGATCGGGAGACCCTGCGGCTGCTGATGGATACCTCCAAG GTCCAAGAGCCTCGGGGCCCTGCCCAGGACACCCAACACACCCAGGAGCTGCTGGCAGTGCAGGGGAGCCACGAGGTGGACCCTGCCCAGGTGGGGGATTTGGTGCAGCGCCTGTGCACAAGGACCCCCATCTACTGGGCCCGGCGAGCAGAGGGTGAGTCAGGGCCACTGTGGGGGGAGGCCAGGCCCTCGGGATGGTTTGATGAGCTGGGGGCGGAGCCCTTGGGGATTCACGGCACTCTCACCACAGGGCCCCGGAGACAGCGGCTGATTTATCTGTGCATCGACATCTGCTTCCCAAGCAACATCTGTGTGTCAGTCTGCTTTTATTACCTCCCAGACTGA